The following are encoded in a window of Bremerella alba genomic DNA:
- a CDS encoding M14-type cytosolic carboxypeptidase, producing the protein MRCLETVLLILLGPVSMLLAGELKVDSDFSGGSAKVIEVDQQKRLIRIEPEANPKRGWECWWYFQVTGIEPGETITLDVGTAPWATPTQAAFSTDNIIWQQTSAGKRNRKRIVYQQQVDETTCWFAWGPPFRVEDAQRLVSDSAKNGPHVEAIELCQTRAGRTVPALRIHAEGVSDELRKGIWIQARQHAWESGSSWVCQGLVQWLLSDDPRASALRQKSLITIVPVMDIDNVAIGAGGKNQTPQDHNRDWSEQPHWNSVKVAQQQILKQDQDGTFDLFVDLHNPDAGAKWPYYYTTTTDYLSEEGNRNLDHFLATSQLEITGPLAFKGERRESGASYDKNWTKISKNWVTKNTADHVVAVTLETAWNTPHSTQTGYMTVGRQLGMAIERYFRTMP; encoded by the coding sequence ATGCGTTGTCTCGAAACTGTTTTGCTAATCCTGCTTGGTCCGGTCAGCATGCTACTGGCCGGGGAACTCAAAGTCGATAGCGACTTCTCGGGTGGCTCAGCAAAAGTAATCGAGGTCGATCAACAGAAGCGACTCATTCGTATCGAGCCAGAGGCAAACCCCAAGCGGGGCTGGGAGTGTTGGTGGTACTTTCAGGTCACCGGCATCGAACCTGGCGAAACAATCACGTTAGATGTGGGCACTGCCCCCTGGGCAACACCCACTCAGGCCGCGTTTAGCACCGACAACATCATCTGGCAGCAAACGTCCGCAGGCAAACGCAACAGGAAACGGATTGTTTATCAGCAGCAAGTGGACGAAACGACTTGCTGGTTCGCGTGGGGACCGCCATTTCGGGTGGAAGATGCCCAGAGACTCGTAAGCGATTCCGCCAAGAACGGCCCTCACGTCGAGGCTATTGAACTGTGCCAAACACGCGCGGGCCGGACAGTTCCTGCTTTACGAATCCACGCCGAAGGTGTGTCAGACGAGCTGCGGAAAGGGATTTGGATTCAAGCGCGGCAACATGCCTGGGAATCAGGCTCTAGTTGGGTCTGCCAAGGTCTGGTGCAGTGGTTACTCAGTGACGATCCGCGTGCGAGCGCGCTGCGGCAGAAGTCGCTCATCACGATCGTGCCGGTGATGGATATCGACAACGTGGCAATCGGAGCAGGGGGGAAGAATCAAACCCCGCAAGATCACAACCGGGACTGGAGCGAGCAGCCTCACTGGAACAGTGTGAAAGTGGCTCAGCAGCAGATTCTTAAGCAAGACCAAGACGGAACATTCGACTTGTTTGTTGATCTGCACAACCCCGACGCAGGGGCCAAATGGCCATACTACTACACCACCACAACCGACTACCTTTCGGAAGAAGGAAATCGCAACCTCGACCACTTCCTCGCGACATCGCAGTTGGAAATCACGGGCCCCTTGGCATTCAAAGGAGAAAGACGCGAATCAGGGGCAAGCTATGACAAGAACTGGACCAAGATTAGCAAGAATTGGGTCACCAAGAACACGGCCGATCACGTCGTGGCTGTTACGCTTGAAACGGCCTGGAACACGCCCCATAGTACGCAAACAGGCTATATGACGGTAGGTCGCCAATTGGGTATGGCCATTGAGCGATACTTTCGTACGATGCCCTAA
- a CDS encoding alpha/beta hydrolase family protein, whose product MIRCFVSLFFCALTISSLAAQDVTWLAEVNTPPKELSTSGQAGRPAMVGLEAWQQERSRLRDQWKTFLGAYSFPELPLQMETIKQERLEHCTRRLVRYQAEPGRMVRAYLLIPHDPADAKLPAIVAFHGTSTGTFDKLVGLDAEPARHMGLRLAEHGFLVICPENYLWEQNNYKASTTAALKNHPGSKGMAVMLADGMRAVDVLLSLDAVDPQRIGTYGHSLGAKEALYLAAMDDRICAAVASEGGIEIGFSNWDAVWYLGSDVKQEGFPRKHAELVSLIAGRPFLILGGETGRGCADGERSWPALHVGQEVWRAYYPEPVQLGLLNHGQGHALPWDAGEKVIDWLDAYVADRTSE is encoded by the coding sequence ATGATTCGCTGCTTCGTTTCGCTGTTCTTCTGCGCGCTTACGATCTCCTCTCTCGCCGCGCAAGACGTAACCTGGCTGGCCGAGGTGAATACGCCTCCGAAAGAGTTATCCACGAGCGGTCAAGCAGGGCGTCCTGCGATGGTTGGCCTCGAAGCCTGGCAACAGGAACGCAGCCGGCTTCGCGATCAGTGGAAGACGTTTCTGGGCGCGTACTCGTTTCCGGAACTTCCTTTGCAGATGGAAACAATTAAGCAAGAACGCCTGGAGCACTGCACCCGGCGGTTGGTTCGCTATCAGGCCGAACCGGGACGGATGGTCCGAGCCTATCTGTTGATTCCTCACGACCCTGCCGACGCAAAGCTACCGGCAATCGTTGCGTTTCACGGAACGAGTACGGGGACATTTGACAAGTTGGTGGGCCTCGACGCCGAGCCAGCGCGGCACATGGGCTTGCGACTCGCCGAGCACGGTTTTCTGGTCATCTGCCCAGAGAACTATCTGTGGGAACAGAACAACTACAAGGCTTCAACCACAGCGGCTCTGAAGAATCATCCCGGTAGCAAGGGAATGGCCGTGATGCTGGCCGATGGGATGCGAGCGGTCGATGTGCTCCTTTCCCTCGATGCGGTCGATCCCCAGCGTATCGGAACCTACGGGCACTCGCTCGGGGCGAAAGAAGCGTTGTATCTGGCAGCGATGGACGATCGCATCTGCGCGGCGGTTGCCAGTGAGGGGGGGATCGAGATCGGTTTCAGCAACTGGGACGCCGTGTGGTATCTGGGAAGTGACGTGAAGCAAGAAGGCTTCCCACGCAAGCATGCCGAGCTCGTTTCATTGATCGCCGGTCGACCGTTTCTCATTCTCGGTGGTGAAACGGGCCGCGGTTGCGCCGATGGCGAGCGAAGCTGGCCCGCACTACACGTGGGGCAAGAGGTGTGGCGTGCTTATTACCCAGAGCCGGTACAACTCGGGCTCCTGAATCACGGACAAGGGCACGCACTGCCGTGGGACGCTGGCGAGAAAGTCATTGACTGGCTGGACGCATATGTCGCTGATCGAACGTCGGAGTAA
- a CDS encoding arylsulfatase: MIHRTLLAFALLGCFVSSVFSADTKQPNIIYVMLDDAGYNDFGAMGSQHVQTPVFDRMAAEGMRFTDHYSGSAVCAPTRCVLMTGLHTGHCRRRDNQAKANRNKTDDSGLVFLKEEDVTVAEVMQQAGYVTGGIGKWGLGNPGYEGSPDKQGFDHFLGYLDQVHAHTYYTDWLWNDGQRLETDNRYSHYFFEEDTLRFIRENQSKPFFLYLPYTLPHGKFEIPADDPAYQIYKDKKWPQVVKNYAAMITRADMTVGKILDLLKELDIDDNTIVFYTSDNGPNGSFVKHLKSNAPFSGTKRSLKEGGIRAAMAVRWPGVVPAGQASDFVWGMRDVFPTACDLAGIDAPSHLDGISVLPTLKGDSQPGHPHLYWEFPVRSQQAVRIGKWKGYREGTQSPIQLFDLTSDPTETDDLASRHPQIVQQVETIMAKSHVPSEFWPLDSGTKKGKMKR; encoded by the coding sequence ATGATTCACCGTACGCTGCTCGCATTCGCTCTTCTAGGTTGCTTCGTTTCGAGCGTCTTCTCTGCCGACACCAAGCAGCCCAACATCATTTACGTCATGCTCGATGATGCTGGCTACAACGACTTTGGGGCGATGGGGTCGCAGCATGTGCAAACACCGGTCTTCGACCGTATGGCTGCCGAGGGGATGCGGTTCACCGATCATTACAGCGGTTCGGCCGTTTGCGCGCCGACGCGCTGCGTGCTGATGACCGGTCTGCATACGGGGCACTGTCGAAGACGCGACAACCAGGCCAAAGCCAATCGTAATAAGACCGATGATAGTGGGTTGGTCTTCTTGAAAGAGGAAGATGTCACCGTAGCCGAAGTAATGCAGCAGGCCGGCTACGTGACCGGAGGGATCGGCAAATGGGGACTCGGCAACCCTGGCTACGAAGGTTCGCCCGACAAGCAAGGCTTCGATCATTTCCTGGGTTATCTCGATCAAGTCCACGCGCATACCTACTACACCGACTGGCTGTGGAATGATGGGCAGCGGCTGGAAACCGACAATCGCTATTCGCACTACTTCTTTGAGGAAGACACGCTGCGATTCATTCGCGAAAACCAAAGCAAGCCGTTCTTCCTCTACCTGCCGTACACATTGCCGCACGGTAAGTTCGAGATTCCGGCAGATGACCCGGCTTATCAGATTTATAAAGACAAGAAGTGGCCACAAGTGGTGAAAAACTACGCAGCGATGATCACCCGCGCCGACATGACGGTGGGCAAGATTCTGGATTTGCTGAAGGAGCTTGACATCGACGACAACACGATCGTGTTCTACACCTCGGATAATGGCCCCAACGGCTCCTTCGTGAAGCACCTGAAGTCGAACGCTCCCTTCAGCGGTACTAAACGCAGCTTGAAGGAAGGGGGCATTCGCGCAGCGATGGCCGTTCGTTGGCCCGGCGTGGTTCCGGCAGGCCAAGCCAGTGATTTCGTGTGGGGCATGCGCGACGTCTTTCCGACCGCGTGCGACCTGGCAGGCATCGATGCTCCTTCGCACCTCGATGGGATCTCAGTGCTGCCGACACTCAAGGGAGATTCGCAACCGGGGCACCCGCATCTGTACTGGGAGTTTCCAGTGCGGTCGCAACAAGCCGTGCGGATTGGCAAATGGAAGGGGTATCGCGAAGGGACCCAGTCGCCGATCCAGTTATTCGATCTGACCAGCGACCCTACCGAAACAGATGACTTGGCTAGTCGGCACCCCCAGATCGTGCAGCAAGTAGAGACGATCATGGCCAAATCACATGTTCCAAGCGAATTTTGGCCGCTGGACTCAGGCACGAAAAAAGGGAAAATGAAACGATAA
- a CDS encoding MOSC domain-containing protein: MLGLAVNLACLVVVISSLTNLIGETMAEHLTLEQLHDGLPHIQQSPHDNGALEAIVIRPKTDERSHLAHCELSLEQGVHGDNWALGCWKSLPDGSPHPDVQVAIMNSRTIDLIAGDSGRWALAGDNLFVDFDLSAENLPTGQQLSIGDVVLEITKIPHNGCQKFSARFGSDALKFVNSAVGKQLHLRGIYARVVKAGVVHVGDMIRKLSAT, from the coding sequence ATGTTGGGCTTGGCCGTGAACCTAGCGTGCCTGGTGGTTGTCATTTCATCACTTACCAACCTGATCGGCGAAACTATGGCTGAGCACCTCACGTTAGAGCAGCTACACGACGGCCTTCCGCACATCCAACAATCTCCGCACGATAACGGGGCGTTGGAAGCGATTGTCATTCGTCCTAAGACCGACGAGCGAAGCCATTTGGCCCACTGCGAGTTGAGCCTGGAACAAGGTGTGCACGGCGATAACTGGGCATTAGGCTGTTGGAAATCGCTGCCGGACGGTTCGCCTCATCCTGACGTGCAGGTCGCCATCATGAATTCGCGAACGATCGATTTGATCGCCGGGGACTCGGGACGGTGGGCGTTAGCCGGGGACAATCTTTTTGTCGACTTCGATTTGTCGGCCGAGAACCTGCCGACCGGCCAGCAGCTATCGATTGGTGACGTGGTGTTGGAAATCACCAAGATCCCCCACAACGGTTGTCAAAAGTTTTCTGCGCGGTTCGGCAGCGATGCGTTGAAGTTCGTCAACTCAGCCGTCGGCAAACAATTGCACCTGCGCGGCATTTATGCCCGGGTGGTAAAGGCCGGCGTCGTGCATGTTGGCGATATGATCCGCAAGTTGTCAGCCACCTAA